In Ignavibacteriales bacterium, one genomic interval encodes:
- a CDS encoding multiheme c-type cytochrome encodes MTHHKRGISSFSLAIPFAIAMTLILFASALCQEVKPKSSDPSDQCVSCHRKLDQALVMEWQRSRHAQSGIGCLECHGAEKTDVDSWNHHGVQVAALVTPKDCARCHDQEYQQFARSHHAKAGQILASLDNVLAERAAGMPGNNADAVSGCWQCHGTIVKFVRDKEGKMMKKGAEGIPVIDATTWPNSGMGRMNPDGSQGSCHACHSRHSFEAKLARSPENCGKCHMGPDHPQIEIYNESKHGIAFHANRDRMALDKEGDWVLGKDYSAAPTCATCHISSYNTPTGVVAGNTHDVGERISWTLRPAISKKQNLVVFQDGEKEDYPEDRPLPKIGDVLKTIDKVVEGEKLVNKNVDRKVERIIRWEERRASMKGVCKNCHGEMHTDNFYAQYDNLVGLFNDKFGKPSAKLMADLIADSVLKATAPFEHELQWTYYELWHHEGRRARHGAAMMGPDYTHWHGLYEVSKHYYTKFLPQVIEAASQRSPAMGKKYEAIVNQILTQDEHIWMKGLSPKEAEELRKAYKARYN; translated from the coding sequence GCTGGCAATTCCCTTCGCGATAGCCATGACTCTGATCCTGTTCGCCAGCGCACTCTGCCAGGAAGTAAAACCCAAGAGCTCCGATCCAAGCGACCAGTGTGTTTCCTGCCATCGCAAACTCGACCAGGCACTCGTCATGGAATGGCAGCGATCGCGTCACGCGCAGAGTGGCATCGGATGTCTGGAGTGTCACGGTGCGGAAAAAACAGACGTCGACAGCTGGAATCATCATGGTGTTCAGGTCGCAGCCCTCGTGACGCCTAAAGACTGTGCGCGATGTCACGACCAGGAATACCAGCAGTTCGCGAGAAGCCACCACGCCAAAGCCGGACAGATTCTTGCAAGTCTCGATAACGTTTTGGCGGAGCGGGCAGCCGGCATGCCGGGAAACAATGCCGACGCGGTGAGCGGATGCTGGCAGTGTCACGGCACGATCGTCAAGTTTGTCCGTGACAAGGAGGGGAAGATGATGAAGAAGGGGGCGGAGGGAATACCGGTCATTGATGCAACGACGTGGCCGAACAGCGGCATGGGGCGCATGAATCCCGATGGATCGCAGGGATCGTGCCACGCCTGTCATTCACGACATTCGTTTGAAGCGAAGCTCGCCCGGTCTCCTGAGAATTGCGGTAAGTGTCATATGGGACCGGACCATCCGCAGATTGAGATCTATAATGAATCGAAACACGGCATCGCGTTCCATGCAAACCGTGATCGTATGGCGCTCGACAAGGAGGGCGACTGGGTGCTCGGCAAGGACTACTCGGCAGCTCCGACCTGCGCAACGTGCCACATCAGCAGCTACAACACTCCGACGGGGGTTGTTGCCGGAAATACCCATGATGTCGGAGAACGGATCAGCTGGACACTTCGCCCGGCAATCAGCAAGAAACAGAATCTCGTGGTTTTTCAGGATGGAGAGAAGGAAGACTATCCGGAAGACAGGCCGCTTCCCAAGATCGGTGATGTCCTAAAGACAATCGACAAAGTTGTGGAAGGGGAAAAACTCGTGAACAAAAATGTCGATCGGAAGGTCGAGCGGATCATTCGCTGGGAGGAGAGGCGGGCGAGCATGAAAGGAGTCTGCAAGAACTGTCACGGCGAGATGCACACGGACAATTTCTATGCGCAGTACGACAACCTCGTGGGCCTCTTCAACGACAAATTCGGGAAACCGTCAGCGAAGTTGATGGCCGACTTGATCGCGGACAGCGTGTTGAAGGCGACCGCGCCCTTCGAGCACGAGCTTCAATGGACATACTATGAACTATGGCACCATGAGGGGCGGCGCGCACGTCACGGAGCAGCGATGATGGGCCCGGACTACACGCATTGGCACGGTCTCTACGAAGTCTCGAAGCATTACTATACAAAGTTCCTTCCTCAGGTGATTGAAGCGGCATCGCAGCGGAGTCCTGCGATGGGGAAGAAGTATGAGGCCATTGTCAATCAAATCCTGACACAGGACGAGCATATCTGGATGAAAGGATTGAGCCCGAAAGAGGCGGAGGAGCTCAGGAAAGCGTACAAGGCGCGGTACAATTAG